A window of the Citrus sinensis cultivar Valencia sweet orange chromosome 9, DVS_A1.0, whole genome shotgun sequence genome harbors these coding sequences:
- the LOC102609958 gene encoding nicotianamine synthase, with translation MASLRSLSCESQIPAELLIASVMQIHASISKLESLKPSKQVNSIFSRLVKLCTIPSSIDITALPQEVQKMRESLIVLCGRAEGLLELEFATFLTKIPQPLNNLSLFPYYGNYVKLSKLEYTILSENGVVQPKKVAFVGSGPMPLTSIIMAKHHLTSTHFDNFDIDEAANDVARSIVASDAEFEGRMKFLTRDIMEVKEQLGEYDCIFLAALVGMSKEEKLTILGHIRKYMKDGGILLVRSAKGARAFLYPVVVEHDLLDFEVLSAVHPNDDVINSVVLVRNSQGYL, from the coding sequence ATGGCTTCCCTCCGAAGCCTTAGCTGTGAAAGCCAAATTCCGGCGGAGCTCTTAATAGCTAGCGTCATGCAAATCCATGCTAGCATATCCAAGCTTGAGTCTCTAAAGCCTTCGAAGCAAGTCAATAGCATCTTCTCTCGCCTTGTGAAATTATGTACCATCCCTTCATCCATTGACATAACGGCCTTACCACAAGAAGTTCAAAAAATGCGAGAGAGCCTCATTGTTCTTTGTGGCCGTGCTGAAGGCCTATTGGAGCTAGAATTTGCAACATTTCTAACCAAAATTCCCCAACCCTTAAATAATCTCAGTCTCTTCCCTTATTATGGAAATTATGTAAAGCTATCCAAGTTGGAATATACAATCCTCAGTGAAAATGGAGTGGTGCAACCCAAGAAGGTTGCCTTTGTGGGTTCGGGCCCAATGCCTCTCACTTCTATTATAATGGCTAAACATCACTTGACATCCACTCActttgataattttgatattgatgaGGCAGCAAATGATGTGGCTCGCAGCATTGTTGCTTCGGATGCTGAGTTTGAGGGGAGGATGAAGTTTCTGACTCGTGATATAATGGAAGTAAAAGAGCAGCTTGGGGAGTATGATTGCATATTTTTGGCAGCTCTTGTTGGTATGAGTAAAGAAGAGAAACTGACGATTCTTGGacatataagaaaatatatgaaGGATGGAGGAATTTTGCTAGTGAGGAGCGCAAAAGGGGCAAGGGCATTTTTGTATCCGGTGGTGGTGGAGCACGACTTGTTGGATTTTGAGGTTCTCTCAGCCGTTCATCCCAATGATGACGTGATCAATTCGGTTGTTCTAGTTCGCAACTCGCAAGGCTATCTTTAA